The Leadbetterella byssophila DSM 17132 DNA window TGTCAAAAATATTTTTAATCTTTTTTTATTATGTCGAAGAATGAGAGCAAACAGGTAAAAGTGCAGGGCAAGTATCGCCCCAGTCAGAGCCGTTGCAGCGGCACATCCGGCAAGGAAGTTCCCTAGCTGAACCTAAGCGGAATATGGTTAGCGGAAATGGGCTTTAATATCGGAGATGTGGTACGTATAGTAAGCCGCTCAGGGCTGCTGCTGATAGAACGTATGGATTTAAGCGCAGAAGAAGCGCAGGCCGACTACCGAGCGGCTCTGAACCAGGTGAAGCAAACGCTTAAAAAGCTGGTTAAATGACCATAGCAGAAATCAAGGATCAGCTAAGCATTTTAACGGTACTGGAGCATTACGGCCTTCGGCCTGGTGGGAAGCATCCGGGCGGGAAGTCGATGATCTGCTGCCCCTTCCATGATGACAAAACGCCCTCCATGCAGGTCTATGAAAAGACGATTACAGTGTACTGCTTCAGCGCTAACTGCAAAACCCACGGCAAGAGAATCGACGTTATCGACTTCATTATACATAAGGAGAACATCACCAAGCACCAGGCCCTGATAAAAGCGGGGGAAATGGCCGGATCTCCGGCCGCGCCAGGCGCAGAGCTTGAAGAACTTTTTAAAGCAGGCCGTATTAACGCTTCAAATGTGAAAGGGCTGGAGTATCTGCAGAGCCGGGGGCTGGACTGGCGGCAGCTGAAGGAAAAACACGGCATCCGGGCTTCTTAAAATGCTGTTCGCAGCACGATGATGCGCAACTGTGTGCTGTTCCCCCTGCTGGATGAGCAGGGCCGGCTGGTCAGCCTTTACGGCCGCAGCATCTTTGATATTACCGGTAAAAAGCATTACTACAGTACCGGCCGCAGGGGGCTGTTCCCCAAATACCCCGACATCAGCACCCGCCACCTGGTACTTACCGAAAGCATTATCGATGCCTGCAGCTTACTGCAGCATACCGCCTGCACGGCCCTTGCCCTGTACGGAACCAAAGGGCTGACGACCGAACACCAGCAGGCCATAAAACGCTTAAGCGCTTTAGAAGAAATTACCCTGTTTTTAGACGGGGATCAGGCCGGCCGCAACGCGCTTGCAGCGGTGGCCAAGAAATTAAAAGCCGTTACCACGGCCCGTATCAGCTACGTGGAAACGCCGGAAAACGAAGACATCAACAGCCTTACCCTGAGCCATGAACCGCAGATCCTGGACTTCCTGATGGGGCAGAGGAGGACAATATCAATCGTAGCATCAAAGTGCGGGGAGGGATCTATACAGCAAGGGCAAAAGAGGGGCGCTACGCGGCAAAACACGCCCCTTATGGCTACATAAAGGTGGGAGAAAAGCGAAATCAATCCTTAGTGGTGGACAAAGATAAAGCGGAAGTTGTCAGGTTTATTTACGATGCCTATTTACATGGTATGCCTTTTTTTGAGATCAGGAAAGTTGATAAGGGTATGGGTTTCGATACCAAAGGTAACTCAGCTGTCCAGAAAGTGTTGAGTAACCCCGTTTACGCTGGCTTACTCGGCGTCAAGCCATTTAAAGATTTCCCTGGGGGGTATTTCACAGGTAATCACGAGCCTATTATCGATATAGCTAATTGGCATTTAGTACAAAGTAAATTAAAGAAGCCAGAAAAGTTAAAGGTACAATTAGACGAGAGGTTTCCGCTCAGAGGTGTGCTTAAATGCCATTGTGGGCAACTGCTTTCCGGAGCGCCTTCCCGCGGTAAGTCAGGGCAATATTATAATTACTATAAATGTCAACATTCGAAGCACAATAATGTAAATGCAGACAAAGCCCATGATCAGTTTCTTGAGGTCTGTAAATTGATGAGTATTCCGAAAGCTAAAATTCAACTCATTCAAGCCAATAGCGAAAAGGAGTTGGAGCTAAGTCTGAAATCCAACAAAAGTAGGGCAGAGCAAAAGCAGCAAGAATTAGACGCGGTACAGACAAAATTGATGCGTGTTGAGGAAAAATGGATAAACAATGAGGTCACCCGAGATACGTACGAGCGTTGGTATAAACAGTATACACAGGAAGCGAGTGCTTTAACAGGTGAAATAAGGAAATTAAAGACCAACCATCAGCACGCGTTTCAAAAATTAAGTGGGCATTTAGACAAGCTTTCGGACATGCATTATATCTATTCAAAATGCTCCATGGAAGATAAGCAATCTTTCATAAAACGGATCAACGTAAATATTTGTGGGGGATCTTAGATTAAGCATATAATTGCGTAAGCCTATAGAGGAAGAATTCGGTATTTTTGACGCCACGAAACTGGGCTCTAAAGGCTTTAATTTTGGCACGGTCCGCCGCTGCGGTTGAAGGATTCTGCTGCAGCATTGGTTGAGCGATTGTCAAAGTAGTTTAAAATAGTTTGGTAGTGATTTTCTATTGATTTTGCTACGGAATTAAATGTTTTAAATCCCACCTGCCTGACTTTTTCGTGCCATTTGGCCAGTCGAGTTAATCCCCAGATTTTGTCGGGAGATTTCGTAAATATTTGACTTAGTTGGTTGGTTAAGTCGTAAGCTACTTTTATGTCTGGATATTTTTCAAATAGAATTTCAGCGCGCTGTTGCTGGCTTGCAGTCCAGCTTTTTTCTTTTTTGTATAGCACATATCTGCTTCGCGCCAGTAGCTGCCGCAGCGTGTCTCCATTAGGCAATATTGGTATTTGGTAATCCGTGCCGCTTGATTTAGCTTTCTCTATTGCTTCATTTTCCTTGTCTATGGCTTCCCATCTATGTCTAATGCGCATATCTTGTAATGCTTCAATGGCTAATCTTTGCACGTGGAATCGGTCTGTCACCCTTCTTGCCCCAGGGAAGCATCGTTTTGCAATTTGCTCCATATTCGGAGCCATATCTAGTGTAATTTCTTGTACCTTCTTACGCTTTTTTTCCGGTAGCTCTTGTAGCACTTTTATGACTGCATCAGCCTTAGTTCCTGCTACTATGGCAACTACGCTGCCTTTCAGCCCTTTTGCAGCTTTAAAATGGTATATAGTTCACCGTGCGATAGACTAGCTTCGTCAATGGATAGGTGTGTGCCCAGATTCTCAGGATATAAAAGCCACTCTTTGGCATGATTCCAGCTCAAAAAATCAGATAAATGACTTCGGTATTGACGCTGAAAATGATGGCCACTTACTCCATACAATTCAGCAATGCTTTTGGCACTATGGGGGTTGGAATCAATGGATAAAAAGCGGAAAACTCCTTAGTCATCCGCGTCCCCTTTGCTACCTCATCCCAATCCCTTTGATGCATCTGCCCAGTTTTGGTATTGAGCCACCGTCTCCTGCTCACATGAAGAAAAACGCGCTTGTTACGTATAGGAAAATCCTGAATAGTGCGTTCCGGTAAAAAACCTTTAGATTCTAAATCTACTTTGACAGGATCTGATGAGTCATAATTTTTCTCCTCAAGATAAATGTGTAGTGTGCCAAGAACATTATCTACTTTCTTTAAGTGAAAATAAGATAAAATAAAGTCTGGTAATAAAAATTCAACAAGAGGTAGAAAGCTTTCCAAGATCGACAAGTTAAAATATCTACAAACTTAGAAAAATGCAATGCATCCCACAAGTTTTGTTGTTGATCCGTTAAAATATCTACAAACTTAGAAAAATGCAATGCATCCCACAAGTTTTGTTGATCCATGAAAGATAAGGGGTTGTTAATCTGCAAAAAAATAGGGGGAAATCGCAATGACTTCCCCCTAAGTGACCCTACGGGGAATCGAACCCCGGTTTCATCCGTGAAAGGGACGTGTCCTAACCGCTAGACGATAGGGCCGGCTGGTCCCATAAATCGAAAATTAGCGTGCTTAAACGGCCTCTTTTTGTTTATGTTTCGATGTCGTTTCCGAATCGAAGTGCAAAGGTATAGGATGAGATTTTATTATGCAAATGTCAGAAGGAAGTTTTTTGATGTTTTTAATGGGGATAGACCTAATTTGTTCTTTTTCAGGAGAATGAATTTTGAACTTTTTTTGCCCCTTTTATTACATTCTTTTCCTTTGCCCATTTGACATCCATTTTTTTTAGTATTTTGAAGCACCTTAAATAAAAAAACTATGGAACTACGCTCTAGAGGATGGTTCGGAAAGAAGGATAAAGACGGTATTATCTACCGTTCCTGGATGAAGAACCAAGGTATGCCTACCGATATGTTTGATGGAAGACCCGTCATCGGGATCTGCAATACCTTCTCCGAACTTACACCCTGTAATGCTCATTTTAACGATATCGCAGAACGCGTAAAAAGAGGTGTCTTAGAAGCCGGTGGGTTTCCGGTAGAATTTCCCATTATGAGTTTAGGGGAAACCCTCTTGAAACCCACCGCCATGCTGTTTCGAAATTTGGCGAGCATGGATGCAGAAGAATCCATAAGAGGGAATCCCATAGACGGAGTAGTCCTTCTTACGGGTTGTGATAAAACCACGCCTTCCACTGTCATGGGGGCAGCCAGTGTAGGGCTTCCCACCATAGTAGTACCCGGAGGTCCTATGCTAAACGGGCATTATAAGGGACAAACCATTGGTTCTGGAACCCATGTCTGGAAGTTTGACGAAGACATGAAAACCGGTAAGATGACTCAGGAAGAATGTGAGTTCGCTGAAAGTTGCATGAGTAGATCTATAGGGCATTGTATGACCATGGGTACGGCTTCTACTATGGCCTGTATGGTAGAGTCATTAGGGCTTACCCTTTCCGGCGCAGCAGCTATTCCTGCAGCTGATTCTAGGAAAAGAGTACTAGCTCAATTAAGCGGAAGAAGAATTGTAGAGATGGTAAAAGAAAATTTGACCATTGATAAGATACTTACCCGAGAAGCCTTTGAAAATGCCATAAAAGTAAATGCAGCCGTTGGAGGTTCCTCCAATTTGATTATTCACCTCCTAGCTATTGCCGGTAGAGTGGGAGTAGATTTAAAATTAGAAGATTTTGACAGGCTTGGAAGCAAAATTCCACTCTTAGTGAATCTAATGCCTTCCGGGAAGTATTTGATGGAAGATTTCTTCTATGCAGGTGGATTACCTGTGGTATTGGACCAGTTAAGGCATGAGTTGCATGAAAACGTTATCACCGTTACTGGGAAAAATCACCATGAGAACATAGGGCAGAAGCAAGAATGTTACAATACAGATGTGATAGCTCCCTATAGCTCTCCTTTGCAAGATCATGCCGGAATAGTGGTGGTCAAAGGGAATTTGGCTGAAAATGGAGCCGTATTAAAGCCGTCTGCCGCTACTCCGGAACTTTTAAATCACACCGGTAGAGCTGTGGTGTTTGAAAGTATAGAAGATTATCATGCTCGTATAGATGACCCCGATCTGGATATCGATGAAACCTGTGTGATGGTTTTGAAGTATGTAGGACCAGTGGGCTACCCCGGTATGCCGGAAGTAGGTAACATGGCTTTGCCGAAGAAGCTTCTTCAAAAAGGCGTGAAAGATATGGTGCGCATCTCTGACGGAAGAATGAGTGGCACGGCCTACGGTACTGTGGTCCTACATGTCTCTCCGGAATCTGCTATTGGAGGTAATCTGGCATTGGTAGAAAACGGAGATATGATTCGACTGAATGTGGACGAAAGACGCATAGATCTTTTGGTTTCTGAGGAAGAATTGAAGGAAAGAAGAGCGAGATGGACTCCGCCGAAACCTGCAGCAACTCGTGGATATGTGAGCATGTATATCCGACATGTAAATGGGGCAGATCAAGGTGCAGACCTTGATTTTCTGAGAGGTAGTTCAGGTTCAGTAGTCACCCGTGATTCTCACTAATCATGACTTTACTGATCATCTTTGCTTGTATTGCGATACAAGTGTACCTCACGGTAAAAAAGGTTAGTCCTTATCTATCGTTGCTGTTGGTAGCTATTATGGCCGGATTGCTATTAGGAATGGAGCCCTCCGCCCTAGTAAAATCTATAGAGAAGGGAGTGGGATCTACGCTGGCCGGTTTAGTTTGGATCATTTTTCTAGGCGGAGGCTTAGGTAAGATCTTAGAAGTGAGCGGTGCAGCTGAACAGATTTCCGGGACTTTGATTCAAAAGTTTGGAAAAAAATACGTGCAGTGGGCGGTTCTCTTGACCGGATTTATGATAGGTATACCGCTCTATTATAATGCGGGTTTTGTTATACTTGTTCCTTTGATATTTTCACTTGCGAGAAGGACGGGACTATCTATACTCTATTTGGCTATTCCTATGGCCGCATCCTTAAGTACCACTCACTGTTTTCTTCCTCCTCACCCCGGACCTGTGGTTTTAGTTAATGCATTCGGGGCAGATATGGGGAAAACGTTGGTTTATGGCTTAGTTGCTGCCGTTCCTGCGGTGATATTGGCGGGTCCTATTTTGGGTAATTTATTGAAGCACATTCAGGTAAAAGATAATCCATTATTCGGACAAACGGATACCACAGTTTTTGATAAACTTCCGGCGGCCTTGCCCAGTTTTGTGATAGCCTTGATGCCCGTGATTCTGATCTCCATTGGTGTTCTGGCAGATAGGTTTTTGGACGTAGACCATACCCTTAGGGCCATACTCTTATTTACAGGTAATTCTACCATCGCCTTGCTATTGTCAGTCTTGATTGCTCTTTATTACTTTGGAGTGAGGAATGGAGTAGACATGAATATTCAGATGAAGTGGCTTAGTGATTCTGTGAGTGCTATATCTACGATATTGCTTATTATCACGGCAGGTGGTGTGTTTAAGCAAGTGCTTGAAGATAGTGGTACGGGAGCGTACATCGCCTCATTCTCTGATGATTTGAGTATGCCACCTTTGATTTTTGCTTGGACCATAACGGCCCTATTGAGGATGACTATAGGCTCTGCTACTGTGGCGGGTTTGACGGCTGCGGGCATAGTTTTACCTTTAATTTCAAGCACAGGGGTATCTCCAGAATTATTAGCCTTAAGTGTGGGTGCGGGTTCTGTCTTTGGCTCTCATATCAATGATTCCGGATTCTGGATGTTCAAAGAGTTCTTCAATCTTAATTTGAAGCAAACCTTCCTCTCTTGGTCACTGATGGAGATCACCATCTCTGTGAGCGGACTGATGGCTATCTTGTTGATGGATAAGTTTCTCATATAAAAAGAAAGGGCCTGTTTAGGCCCTTTCTTATGCTTTTCTTTCTATCTCTTTCAGGTTCTCCATTTTCTTGTTCTTCAAGAAGCTGTCAATGTCTTCAAAGTGCTCTTTGATTCTTTTGTTCCCAAATTCAAATACTTTCTCCGCTAAACCGCTTAAGAAATCTCTGTCGTGAGAGATTAGAATAATGGTTCCGTCAAAGGCTTTCAAAGCACCTTTTAAGATGTCTTTGGTACGAAGGTCCAGATGGTTTGTGGGCTCATCCAGAATCAGAAGGTTGACAGGTTGAAGGAGTAATTTTATCATGGCTAGCCTGGTTTTTTCTCCTCCTGAAAGCATTTTAACCTTTTTATTCAAATCATCTCCTCTGAACAAGAAGGCAGCTAGAATATCCTTGATTTTTGTGCGGATATCTCCTTCGGCCAGTTGGTCTACTGTGTCAAATACCGTAATGTCCTCGTCTAGTAGAGAGGCCTGGTTTTGGGCAAAGTATCCTATTTGGGCATTATGGCCTATCTTTAGTTCTCCTTCATAATCAATTTCGCCCATGATGGCTTTGACCAGGGTAGATTTACCCTCACCATTTCTACCTACAAAGGCTACTTTTTGACCTCTCTCTATTGCAAAACTGGCATCTTTAAAAACCAGATGATCTCCATAGCTCTTGCTTACGTATTCAGCTATGACCGGATAGTTTCCAGAGCGTGGAGCCGGAGGGAATTTGATATTGATGGCTGAAGTGTCTACTTCATCTACTTCTACAATCTCCAATTTCTCCAACATTTTCACCCGGCTTTGTACCTGAAGGGTTTTTGAGTAAGTGCCTTTGAAACGCTCAATAAATTCTTGCGTTTCAGCGATCATTTTTTGTTGGTCGTTATATTGCTTCTGCTGTTGTTCTAATCGTTCTTTGCGAAGCTGCAAATATTGAGTATATGGTACTTTGTAGTCATAAATTCTACCCATAGTCACCTCAATGGTCCTATTGGTGATGTTATCTACGAAGGCTCTGTCGTGTGAGATGACGATAACAGCTTTTGCGCTATTGATCAGGAATTCTTCCAACCACTGTATGGATTCTATATCCATGTGGTTTGTAGGCTCATCCAAAAGGATGAGGTCAGGATTTTGCAGGAGTATTTTGGCTAATTCTATACGCATTCTCCATCCTCCGGAGAATTCTGAAGTTTGTCTCTGGAAATCTTCACGTGTGAATCCGAGGCCTTTCAGTACTTTCTCTACTTCGGCATCATAATTTACTTCTTCGAGAGAATAGAATTTTTCAGACAATTCAGAAACTCTGGTGATGATATCCATGTACTCGTCTGATTCATAGTCGGTACGGGTTTCCAACTGACTATTTAGCTCTTCCAGCTCTATTTGCATGGCTTGATTAGCTGCAAAGGCTTTCGAAGTTTCTTCGAATACGGTGGTATTATCCTCTGTTAGTAAATGTTGAGGAAGGTAAGCAATAACGGCGTCATTTGGTGCAGATATTTTACCTTTGGTGGGTTTATTTACACCTGCAATGATCTTAAGAAGGGTGGATTTCCCGGCCCCGTTTTTGCCCATCAGGGCAATTCTGTCTTTCTCGTTGATGTTAAAGGTTATATCTGAAAAAAGCGCTTTTCCGCTGAACTCTACGCTTACACTATCTACCGAAATCATGCTACCTGTTTAAAATTAGTCTGCAAAGATAGTGCTTTTTTAGTTGTTCAATTTGTGATGCAGGATTTGGCCTATTTCCATAGCTTTATTCTTTACAAATTCCGCTTTTTCTCCAGAATATAGGGCGTCAACGGTGGTGATCCAATAAGCCAACCAGCGTTCAAATCTCTCTGTAGTCATGGGCTGGGTTTGGTGCCTGGCAGAATGTTTCCACATCATTCCCCCGTCATACGCTCCGGTTTGGAAAAGCCAGTTCTCCCAGAAATTTACTACTCTACCTTTATGGTGTTCCCAATGGGGCAAGGAGTCTTCAAAGACCGGACGCATGATGGGGTCGTTTAAAACTCCGTCATAAAAGGTATCAATAAGACGTTTTATGTCTTCTCTATTTTCAATATCTTTCAATGTGCTCATAGATATATAACAGCAGAAGGTCTGAGAAGGTTTGAGAAAAAATAGTATATTGCATCAACATTCTAAGGACCTATACGTTTCTTAGACATCAAAGAGCGTTTGATGAAAAGAGGATTACTATTCATTTTGTTTGTGGTGGCCTTGTTAGGCTGTAAAGTAAAGGAGAAAAAGCCCATTGAAACTGCCGCCAAAGAAATTACACCCGCTAAAGTAGACAAGCCTATTGTAAATTCCGTGGTAGGAAAATATAATTATATAGATTCTACTACTGCGAAGGTTTTTATAAAGGCTAACATTACTTTGCTGGGAAATCGTATGTCTTTAGCCAAACTCAATGAAAGCTTCCGTGTACAGTGGTCGCTTCAAACAGACTTTGGCATTAGAGAAAAGATAAGTACAGGAAAAGTGGCTTTTACACCTGAATTTGCTAGGGAATTAGGGGATGCTTATGTACTTAGTTTTGATATTCCTAGGTCTAAGGACTACACAGGAGGAATACTCTTAGTAGAATTTATTCATCCAGCTTCTGGTACGAAGTATTCCTATGATTTAGCTATAGATTTTTCAGCCAAAAGAACTTCTTCACGTTATGAGATTTATAAGGGTGTAGATGAGTCTATTCCGGATTTTACCCCTTATGTGTATGAGGGTCAGTCTTTTGTAATTAAATCCATATTGCCTTCACAAAATCCTCTGTATTTAATCAGGTACCGAAATCTTTCGAAACCCGCTTTGTCTCCTATGTCAGGCACTAAGCGTACCCCCGAGTCAGAGTTTGAAATAGCGGAAACCATAGATATCAAGGATAGGGAAGTGTTGACTTTAGATCAGGGGATGTATGTTTTGACTTCAAATCCGGAGGATGTAAAAGACGGGTATGGTTTCTTAGTTGTGCCGGAAAGGTATCCGCGAGATACGAATCCTGAGACATTAAAGGAAGCCTTAGTGTATATGAGTACTTCCAAAGAAATGGAAGGAACAGGAACCTATGAAAGTGGTAAAGATGCCATGGATATGTACTTTTTACAGTTGGCTAAAGGAGATCAAGAGCTAGCAAGGAAGATCATACGCGGGTATTACAAGCGAGTGGAAGAGGCCAATGAATTCTTTACCACCTATAAGGAAGGCTGGAAAACGGATAAAGGCATGGTTTACATCATCATGGGGCCACCTGCGAGAGTACAAAGAAACAGAACCAGAGAAGTGTGGATGTATTCACAGAACAGGAATACATCTGAAATTATTTATACATTTTATAAAAAACCAAACGTATTTACAGAACAAAATTACGAGCTGGTGAGATATCCGGAGTATAGTGCGTTTTGGTACCCTTATGTAGAATCATGGAGAACAGGAAAGGCAGCGGAGTAAAGAAATTTCATAAACACATTAACCGTCCGAATAAGGAGGATTTTGTGTTTGGAGTAAATTCAGTTATTGAGACGCTAAAAAGTGAACAGGAAATAGATAAGATTCTACTGCTCAAAGAAATGAAGCATGTAGAAGAGATTGAAACATTAGCCAGGAACAGGGGAATACCGGTTCAGAAGGTTCCTATGGAAAAACTCAATAGAGTGACCATGAAGAACCACCAGGGTGCCATAGCTTTTGTTTCGGCAGTGAATTTTGCCATTCTATCCAACGTAGTAACATCGATATTTGAAAGTGGCGAATCACCTTTGGTGTTGATATTAGACAGGATTACGGATGTTAGGAATTTTGGAGCTATTTGTAGATCAGCGGAATGTAGTGGAGTACATGCTGTAGTAGTTCCAGCCAGAGGATCCGCGCAGATCAATGGTGATGCTATGAAAACCTCGTCAGGGGCGCTTAACTTTATTCCGGTTTGTAGAGAGACAGATTTGATCAATACCGTGAAGTACCTAAAAAATTCCGGATTTCAGATCATCTCCTGTACAGAAAAGGGCAATGATCTAGTTTATGACGCAGACTACTCTTTACCTACGGCCATTATTATGGGTTCTGAAGAGGACGGTATTTCTGATGCATTGATTGATTTGTCAGATTTTAAAGCGCAGATTCCATTGAAAGGGAAAGTAGAGTCATTAAATGTTTCGGTAGCCGCAGGCGTAATACTCTTTGAGGCGGTGAGACAAAAAATGAAGCAGGCATAGTCCTAGTTTAAGGATATTTTTTTGCGAAAAGCATCTTTTTAAGACTAGTTCAACTGTGAAAATTGAGCGCGGAACAAGGAGAGATTTTTGGAAAACTTTAATTTGAAATTTTACTATTTCAAAAATTGATGAAAAGCTTAATTTAGGTTAATATCTCTCAGTGATTGGATTTAGGTGTACTATTTTATAGTTGAGAGCTATAATTTTGGGATAACTCTTTTGAGTCCATTTACAGCATTTAAAAAAAGAGGTCATGTTTTATGACCTCTTTCGTTTTCTAAGCTTTCGATTGCTCTATGATTCTTTCTTCTGCTTCACTACCTATGGTGGCGACGTTGAAGATACCCCAACTGTCAGCACTTGCATTTTTGAAGTCTTCTCTATATTTCGGAGTAATGGTTTCCTCTTTTAGATAGGCTCCAATAGGAGTAGTAGGGAAGATTTCTTCATAACTGAGCATTTGGCTAAAGGAAATCCTTCTGTATATATGACTTCTCGAAAGGTTTTTGACATCATCTAAGCCTGTAGCACCTAAAAGTTCCACTACACTCTTAAGGGTATTATTGTGGTAGTTTGCTACCCTTGTGGTTTTGTCTTCTACCACCAAGCCTACGGTTAATTGTGGATCTTGAGTCGCAACACCCACAGGACATTTGTTAGTGTTACATTGCAGTGCCTGAATACATCCCACGGCAAGCATCATGGCCCGAGCTGAATAACATGCATCAGCCCCTAAAGCTAAAGCTCTTACCAAATGGAAACCTGAGGTGATCTTTCCGGATGCAAATACCTTGATATGTTTCTTGATATCGAGTCCTCTTAATACGTTTACTACAAAGTCTAATCCATCCAAAAGTGGAGCACCTACGTAATTGGAGAACTCTTGAGGTGCAGCACCCGTACCTCCTTCTGCTCCATCTACGGTTATAAAGTCAGGGTAGGTGTCTGTGGCGATCATGGCTTTACAGATGCTGATGAATTCGCTCTTGTGACCTATACAAAGCTTGAATCCAACCGGCTTTCCGCCTGAAAGTTCTCTACATTGCTTAATAAATGCTATTAGTCCCATAGGGGAATCAAAAGCCTTATGGTAAGGAGGGGAAGCCACCAAAGTATAAGGCTCAATGTTCCTGGCTCTGGCAATTTCCGGAGTGTTTTTAGAGGCAGGCAAAATACCACCATGACCAGGTTTAGCGCCTTGAGAGATTTTGATCTCTATCATCTTGATGTTAGGATGAGCCGCTCTTTCTTTGAATTGAATAGGGTCAAAGCCTCCATCCGCTGCTCTACAGCCAAAGTATCCCGTACCTATTTGCCAGATAATATCTCCTCCGGGTTCCAGATGGTGTTCACTAACTCCACCTTCACCGGTGTTATGTGCAAATTTCCCCAATTTAGCTCCTCCGTTCATAGCTCTAACGGCATTTGAAGATAGGGAACCAAAACTCATGGCGGAGATATTCAAAATAGAGCAAGAATAGGGTTGTTTACAATCTTTGTTCCCTACCATGATTCTCAAATCGTGATCCAGTTTATGGAAATCTTTCGGTGCCATGGAATGGGCCAGCCATTCATAACCTTCTGAATAGACATCTAATTGAGTACCAAAAGGCATGGTGTCATTTTCTTGTTTTGCCCTTTGATAAACCGTTGATCTGTCAATTCTGTTTAGAGGTCTACCGTCAATATCTGATTCAATGAAATATTGATAGATCTTAGGTCTCATTTCTTCCATGAAGAATCTCAGGCGACCAAAAACCGGATAAATACGCATGATGGAATGCTTTTTTTGGTACATATCATAGTACCCCATTCCCGTAAAAAAGACAACTGCCCCAAGTACTACGTACCAGTTGGGGTTCATATAAACAGAAAGCAGTAATAGAAAAATTATAAGTGCTGTTGAGAAGATGACAAACGTTTTACGCATGTTAATTTGTAAATTAGTCTGCAAGCTACAGCCAATTCTGAAATAAAAAAAATGCGTAATTCTTTTTCAGAATAAATTTAAAATAGAAAGAAGGGGGGAAAAGATAGGACAGAAAGGGGAGAAAAAAGTAGGGGCGTTTTGCAAACGCCCCTAAATACTTATTATAAAT harbors:
- a CDS encoding ABC-F family ATP-binding cassette domain-containing protein, whose amino-acid sequence is MISVDSVSVEFSGKALFSDITFNINEKDRIALMGKNGAGKSTLLKIIAGVNKPTKGKISAPNDAVIAYLPQHLLTEDNTTVFEETSKAFAANQAMQIELEELNSQLETRTDYESDEYMDIITRVSELSEKFYSLEEVNYDAEVEKVLKGLGFTREDFQRQTSEFSGGWRMRIELAKILLQNPDLILLDEPTNHMDIESIQWLEEFLINSAKAVIVISHDRAFVDNITNRTIEVTMGRIYDYKVPYTQYLQLRKERLEQQQKQYNDQQKMIAETQEFIERFKGTYSKTLQVQSRVKMLEKLEIVEVDEVDTSAINIKFPPAPRSGNYPVIAEYVSKSYGDHLVFKDASFAIERGQKVAFVGRNGEGKSTLVKAIMGEIDYEGELKIGHNAQIGYFAQNQASLLDEDITVFDTVDQLAEGDIRTKIKDILAAFLFRGDDLNKKVKMLSGGEKTRLAMIKLLLQPVNLLILDEPTNHLDLRTKDILKGALKAFDGTIILISHDRDFLSGLAEKVFEFGNKRIKEHFEDIDSFLKNKKMENLKEIERKA
- a CDS encoding group III truncated hemoglobin, whose translation is MSTLKDIENREDIKRLIDTFYDGVLNDPIMRPVFEDSLPHWEHHKGRVVNFWENWLFQTGAYDGGMMWKHSARHQTQPMTTERFERWLAYWITTVDALYSGEKAEFVKNKAMEIGQILHHKLNN
- a CDS encoding GWxTD domain-containing protein — its product is MKRGLLFILFVVALLGCKVKEKKPIETAAKEITPAKVDKPIVNSVVGKYNYIDSTTAKVFIKANITLLGNRMSLAKLNESFRVQWSLQTDFGIREKISTGKVAFTPEFARELGDAYVLSFDIPRSKDYTGGILLVEFIHPASGTKYSYDLAIDFSAKRTSSRYEIYKGVDESIPDFTPYVYEGQSFVIKSILPSQNPLYLIRYRNLSKPALSPMSGTKRTPESEFEIAETIDIKDREVLTLDQGMYVLTSNPEDVKDGYGFLVVPERYPRDTNPETLKEALVYMSTSKEMEGTGTYESGKDAMDMYFLQLAKGDQELARKIIRGYYKRVEEANEFFTTYKEGWKTDKGMVYIIMGPPARVQRNRTREVWMYSQNRNTSEIIYTFYKKPNVFTEQNYELVRYPEYSAFWYPYVESWRTGKAAE
- the rlmB gene encoding 23S rRNA (guanosine(2251)-2'-O)-methyltransferase RlmB produces the protein MENRKGSGVKKFHKHINRPNKEDFVFGVNSVIETLKSEQEIDKILLLKEMKHVEEIETLARNRGIPVQKVPMEKLNRVTMKNHQGAIAFVSAVNFAILSNVVTSIFESGESPLVLILDRITDVRNFGAICRSAECSGVHAVVVPARGSAQINGDAMKTSSGALNFIPVCRETDLINTVKYLKNSGFQIISCTEKGNDLVYDADYSLPTAIIMGSEEDGISDALIDLSDFKAQIPLKGKVESLNVSVAAGVILFEAVRQKMKQA
- a CDS encoding FMN-binding glutamate synthase family protein; translated protein: MRKTFVIFSTALIIFLLLLSVYMNPNWYVVLGAVVFFTGMGYYDMYQKKHSIMRIYPVFGRLRFFMEEMRPKIYQYFIESDIDGRPLNRIDRSTVYQRAKQENDTMPFGTQLDVYSEGYEWLAHSMAPKDFHKLDHDLRIMVGNKDCKQPYSCSILNISAMSFGSLSSNAVRAMNGGAKLGKFAHNTGEGGVSEHHLEPGGDIIWQIGTGYFGCRAADGGFDPIQFKERAAHPNIKMIEIKISQGAKPGHGGILPASKNTPEIARARNIEPYTLVASPPYHKAFDSPMGLIAFIKQCRELSGGKPVGFKLCIGHKSEFISICKAMIATDTYPDFITVDGAEGGTGAAPQEFSNYVGAPLLDGLDFVVNVLRGLDIKKHIKVFASGKITSGFHLVRALALGADACYSARAMMLAVGCIQALQCNTNKCPVGVATQDPQLTVGLVVEDKTTRVANYHNNTLKSVVELLGATGLDDVKNLSRSHIYRRISFSQMLSYEEIFPTTPIGAYLKEETITPKYREDFKNASADSWGIFNVATIGSEAEERIIEQSKA